The stretch of DNA CGGAAGTTCTTCCCGCTCCGCCGGCACCGCGGTCGCAATAATTTTGGGCGGTTCCGCGGGTACCTGCGGTTCTTCGACGGTGGCCGGCTCTTCGCTCGTCTTCTCGTCCACCGCGGTTGCGGTTTCCTCTGCCGGCGCAGGCTGCTCTTCGGACGGCGCACTCTCTTCGGAAGTCGCGGACTCTTCCGGCGCGCCTGCGTCGGACGCCGGCGTTTCCTCCGACGACGCAGGTTCCTCTGCGGCTTCAGGAGACGGTTCGGCCAGCGCGGCAACCACCGCTGCGTCGACCTCGCTTACCGCGCCATTCAATGCGGCCGACGCTGCATCCACGGTCTCAGGCGTTGGCGCGATATTCATCGCGACGAACTCTGTCGTGTGCATACCGGTAGCCGGATCGATCGCAGGTGACGCCGCGACGGACGCAATTGCGTCGGCAAGGCGCTTCATGTCCGTGTTCAAACTGTCCAGCTTTGCGAGCGCTGTTGCGCTGGACGTCAAATCCTGTGGGGTGTCGATGATGGCCGCGGGTTCCGCCTCCGGCTCGTCGTCCCGCAACGACGCCAAGTCGCGTTCAATCTTCTCGATCGTTGACTCTATCTGTTCGCCGGAGGGCGTTCCGGTATCGTTCGCAGGCGCGGAGGGAATGTCAGCGGCCGCACTCGCCTCCGGTGCAACCGGCGCCTCCACCACGGCATGCTCAACGGTAACGTTCGCCTGATTGTCCGCTACAGACGGTTCGAGGAGAGGCTGCGCCTCTGCCTTCGCAAGCTCGATGCTCGCCGATTCCTCCGCCTGCTCGTGTTCCTGCCTGACGCGCGCGACAAGGTCGTCATACCGCTTTGCGCGCGAATCCGCGGCATCAATTATGCCGGACTCGACCGCGGCGAGATCCGTCTCCGCCTGTTTGACAGCGGCCCGGATTTCGCTCTCGATTGACGCAAGCGTCGTCTCGGCCTTGTCCGATTCAATCGTACTGCTGTATAGCGATGCTTGGAGTTCGTCCAACCGTTCGCGCTGCGTATTCAACGGTTGCCGCGCCGATTCGAGTATCGCGCTCAAACGTTCACGCGCGGCGTCATCGGACGTTGCCGCGTCCGCAAGAAACGCCGTAATCTCGTCGCTGCTCGGGCCCTCGAGTGTCGCAGGCAATGCCGCGCGCTGTATCTTTTCAATGATGCTGAGCTGTTGCGCCTCGATCCGCTGCTGCGCCTGCGTCATGTCCGATGCGACTTGCATCGCCCTCTCGGACAACGATGCGTTCACCGCCGAAGAGCCGGACTTGCGAAGCCGCATGGTTACCCTGGTGTCGTCCTGCGCAAACTCCGGTTGCGCCGCGTCCTGCAAATCGATGACGATGCGCGACACAAATTCCGGATCGAGCGAATACAGGCTCGAACGAACGCGCACCAAAGGCGCCGCGCCGATCGGCGCGAGCTTTAGCCCCGACTGCAGATGAATCGTGTTGTGGAAGTCGATGACGATGCGCTTGCCGCCATCGAGCTTGAACCACTCGAATGCGGGACGCCCCTCGGTTTGAATAATCACTTCGGGCGCGCCCAAGGTCCCCGCCATGGCAACGTCCGATATCGCGGACGCGCGAGTCGACGATGCGACCAGCGCCGCAAAGTCCCCCGTCTTCCCCTGCTTTTCGAGCGCGGTGCGGACGGCGGTCTCCTTGCGTTGCGCGACTTCCTCGCCCAGAGCCAGCGTGGGCAAGGAGGCCAGTACGGCCAATACGGCCGCGGCCCGCGTTCTCATTATGCGTCCCATCTCCTACCGCTCCTCTAGCTGAAGGGAAACCTGCGTACCGTTCGCGTCCAGAATCACACGCTCCTGCTCGACGTCGATTACCTTGATGTTCATATCGGCAAACTCGAATCCCCGCGTGACGACTTCGCTCGTCAATTGGCCTTTCATTGGATACGACACCACGGCCATCGGGTCGCGCTTGTCGTACAGGATTCCGGTCACTCGGAATGTCCGAAGGACCGATTGCGAATCGCTGGCAAGTCCGGCCGTAACGCCCGGCGTCTCTCCGCTTGTTGCGCTGGCGCCGAGTGCGACGTGCGCCGACGGACCCACCAGGGGTGTCATCGGATTGACCTGCATGCGGTCCGTGTCGTAGTCGAACGCGACTTCCTGAATGCTGTCGATCAACTGGTCAACGTCAACCGCGGCTTTCTGGAACTGCGATTTCACTGCAGGAGTTGCAGCACCCGGGGCCGTGGCAGGTATGGGAGCACCCGTGGCTGAAGAATCGCCCGTCGGCTGCGCAGCGGCACTCTTTGCCATATTCTCGCGATAAATGCGTTGCTGTTCGGTCTCGCCGAAGATGGATCGATACAACACAAACACCAGCGCGAGCCCCAGCACGCCTAGAATAATCGCGTTGCGCTTTTGTTTCGGGTTCACGAGTTGCCTCCCGGCTGCGGCGTCGTGCTGGACGCCGTTTGCTGCGCGGGTGCGGCCTTCTGCGCGGGCGCGAGGAAACGGTACGTGCTGAGCGTAAACGTCGCCTTGGAGACGCCGTCCTTCTCTTCTTCCATTTTCAGATTCGAGACTTTCAGATAGCGCTCGAATCGCTCCAGCCGGTTGACGAAACTCGCGGTCTGGTGAAACGTGCCATACGTCGTGATGCTATAGGGGATCGTTTCCTTGCGCTCGTCGCGAATGGGGGCCTCGGGCTTTAGTGCGTGCGACAGGCCCACCTCATTCGCCATCGACTCGAACTGGCGCACTAACGTAGGAATCTCGCGCTGCGACGGGAGGCGTTTCTCGAAGTCGCTCACGAGATTCTGAATCTTCTCCGTCTCTTCGCGGAGCTTCGCGATATTCTTTTCCTTTTGCTGCGCTTCCTGAAGATCCCGCCGAATTGCCGCGATATCGGCTGTAAGCGCCTCGAGTTTGGCGTTCTGCTTCACACTGACGAAAAAGATGTAGAGCGCAAGAATTGCGGCAACCACCGCCAACACGGCGCCGACCGCCATCCAGTCCTTCGGAGTAACTTTACCCTTGAGCGCTTCCATTATGGGGCAGCCTCCCCTTCCGGCTGGATTTGAAATTCCAGCGTGAACTTCTTGACGGGGAACCCTTCAAATTCGGTATCGGAAAACGATGGCGGTTCCATCTGAAACATCTTGATAAACTCGGCATCGGTGCTGAGCGCATCGGTGAGCGGACTGACATCCGACCGGCCGTCTGCGCCCGCCACCACGTATCCAGTCAATCGCAGAATGGGTTTCGATACCGACTCCGACTTAAACTCGGGTTTCTTGGTTGCCTCATTTATCTTTTGCTTGCCGGTCTTCGGATCCATGACCGGCACCTGCATCGGATACGATTTCTTGTCTTCAATGATCTCGCTGTACCAGAAGTTCTCAGGCTTCAACCGGGAGAGGTTGTGCAGTTCACGCGACCACACGATTCGGTTCGACGCGATTTCCTGGATCGTGGCGATCTTGTCCGCAAGTTGCAGCTTCAGCTTCTCGAGTTCATTGGACTCTTCGACGATTTTCTTCTTTTCTTCGAGTTCTTGCTGGTAGGAGGTTAGCTGCGCCTGCTGACCCAATATCCGGGCGGATGTCGATATGAACGAAAAAGCGATGTATAGCACTGCGAGGACCGCCACGATACCCACCGCGATATAAGGAACCGGCGTGCGCTTGACGGGACGTAAATGGTGTGGAAGCAGGTTTATGTTGATCATAGGTCTGCCATCCCGCGCGCGGCCAAACCGACCGCAACCATGAATTGGGCAGGGTGCTCCAGCATGCGGCTCACGGTGTGGTCGGGGCCGAGCGTAAGCGCGCTGTGCGTCGGGTCCGCAAGTTCAACGGCCACGCCCAATTCTTCATGTAAGGTGTCTCGCAACAGTCCGAGATGCGCAACTCCTCCGCTCACTA from Candidatus Hydrogenedentota bacterium encodes:
- a CDS encoding AMIN domain-containing protein, with translation MRTRAAAVLAVLASLPTLALGEEVAQRKETAVRTALEKQGKTGDFAALVASSTRASAISDVAMAGTLGAPEVIIQTEGRPAFEWFKLDGGKRIVIDFHNTIHLQSGLKLAPIGAAPLVRVRSSLYSLDPEFVSRIVIDLQDAAQPEFAQDDTRVTMRLRKSGSSAVNASLSERAMQVASDMTQAQQRIEAQQLSIIEKIQRAALPATLEGPSSDEITAFLADAATSDDAARERLSAILESARQPLNTQRERLDELQASLYSSTIESDKAETTLASIESEIRAAVKQAETDLAAVESGIIDAADSRAKRYDDLVARVRQEHEQAEESASIELAKAEAQPLLEPSVADNQANVTVEHAVVEAPVAPEASAAADIPSAPANDTGTPSGEQIESTIEKIERDLASLRDDEPEAEPAAIIDTPQDLTSSATALAKLDSLNTDMKRLADAIASVAASPAIDPATGMHTTEFVAMNIAPTPETVDAASAALNGAVSEVDAAVVAALAEPSPEAAEEPASSEETPASDAGAPEESATSEESAPSEEQPAPAEETATAVDEKTSEEPATVEEPQVPAEPPKIIATAVPAEREELPPGVDPLDQIVNIDFREMDLSNVVSLLAKKGQVNVIAGTEVTGTVTADIRNVPLRKAMDMVLRMNGLGIVEEEGIFRIVPYEEAVAARRTTKMIPLTNAQADDVKTTLEGILIGGRDAKLVTVSANKNTNVIIVSGPEERAAVFEKLARELDVKEPTLPTVTEAIKLNYLDPKSAKPIAETLMSEKIGKVEIDTEGRHVVVTDVPAAVDRMKQLLASVDKPVKQVAIEAMIVDAVLRDASQTGVDWTIEAIRRHSSNGDLVSDVSQLAFDGNLGAVGTEALNAGVLSLGILSSEVRLNATIAAEVQSRNAQILASPSIVTVENQPATISIVQEFPYQEITQGLTGPPVASTEFKPIGVTLDVTPRITHTNDTIVLLQAKQSSVSGLTETGVPIEDKREAQTTLRAQNGRTIFIGGLRNTSNNLNVSKIPVLGDIPVLNFMFRNTNVEKVNTELLIFLTCHVMDQELPELTATQQEEFDKLDATPKVPDGQRANFHDIVRPQDMRDPMWKWRRSNR
- the pilO gene encoding type 4a pilus biogenesis protein PilO, whose product is MEALKGKVTPKDWMAVGAVLAVVAAILALYIFFVSVKQNAKLEALTADIAAIRRDLQEAQQKEKNIAKLREETEKIQNLVSDFEKRLPSQREIPTLVRQFESMANEVGLSHALKPEAPIRDERKETIPYSITTYGTFHQTASFVNRLERFERYLKVSNLKMEEEKDGVSKATFTLSTYRFLAPAQKAAPAQQTASSTTPQPGGNS